One stretch of Chitinophaga pendula DNA includes these proteins:
- a CDS encoding error-prone DNA polymerase, translating into MYYTELQVTSNFSFLRGASHPEELVEQAAAYGYKEIAITDHNTLAGIVRAHTAAKASGIRIIVGCQLNLLDGPSLLAYPTNKDAYSRLSALLTQGNLRAEKGDCHLYAADVFAHSAGMKFIVLPPAGLNIHFDYNEDFKVALRGYRQALGSSLYLAAKRSYQGDDLKRLYRLDQLSVQLDIPLVAVNDVHYHHPERRQLQDVLTCVREKCTIYTAGFLLHENAERYLKPVAEMTRLFRQYPAAIRHTQEIVAACTFSLDSLEYVYPEELTTEGRTPQEELTMLAWEGAKERFPEGIPEKAIDNINYELRFIKEMHYAPYFLTVHDIVRFARGQGILCQGRGSAANSTVCYCLGITSVNPAKFDLLFERFISSARNEPPDIDVDFEHERREEVIQYIYNKYGRDRAAIVATVTQQREKGAIRDVGKAMGLSVDMINYLAANEWEVHPADAHLAKVLELTDLMIGFPRQLGQHTGGFVITQGKLSDLCPILNARMENRTCIEWNKDDIDALGFMKIDVLALGMLTCVRKAFDLTRQHHGEDWTLATIPEDDPKVYAMISEADTIGVFQVESRAQQSMLPRLRPKKFYDLVIEVAIVRPGPIQGDMVHPYLRRRDGIENVEYPSKELEEILKKTLGVPLFQEQAMRIAIVAAGFTPAEADELRRSMATFKSHGQVTKFEKKLVDGMVGNGYEEAFARRVFKQLEGFGSYGFPESHAASFALLVYVSSWLKCYHPDVFACALLNSMPMGFYQPAQIVIDAQKHGVEVRPVDVNYSYWDNTLEEKVGDHCALRLGFRQVKGVREEDMQLLLAGRGAGYCSIQQIRDAGVEEAVLERLANADAFRSVRMDRRQALWETVALQDVPTGLFAGQPSNSEVEAPAVLPEMTAGEHVIHDYATTSLSLKAHPVSFVREQLRLLHTVTAEELITMADGMPVKIAGLVLVRQRPGTASGVCFITIEDETGTANLVVFQQLFSKYRKEIVRAKLLMVDGTLQREGTVIHVVVQRCYNVSRLLRQLTAPAEVANRDVAPVAGDPGHQVYTPSPQGAAALNSRQEEIFPEARNFK; encoded by the coding sequence ATGTATTACACAGAGTTACAGGTGACCAGTAATTTTTCTTTTTTACGGGGGGCTTCTCACCCGGAGGAATTGGTAGAGCAGGCGGCGGCCTATGGTTATAAGGAGATCGCCATTACTGATCATAATACGCTGGCAGGTATTGTGCGGGCGCATACGGCGGCGAAGGCCAGCGGTATCCGTATTATTGTAGGATGCCAGCTAAACCTGCTGGATGGACCGTCGTTGCTGGCTTATCCTACGAACAAGGATGCTTACAGCCGGCTTTCTGCTTTATTGACGCAAGGTAATCTGCGGGCAGAGAAAGGAGATTGTCATCTTTATGCGGCGGATGTATTTGCGCATAGTGCCGGTATGAAATTTATTGTGCTCCCTCCTGCCGGTTTAAATATTCACTTTGACTATAACGAAGATTTTAAGGTAGCGCTGCGCGGGTACCGGCAGGCATTGGGCTCATCGTTGTACCTGGCGGCGAAGCGGAGTTACCAAGGGGATGATCTGAAGCGATTATACCGGTTGGATCAGTTGTCTGTACAGCTGGATATTCCATTGGTGGCGGTTAACGATGTGCATTACCACCATCCTGAGCGGCGGCAGTTGCAGGATGTGCTGACTTGTGTGCGGGAGAAGTGTACGATTTATACTGCTGGTTTTTTGCTGCATGAGAATGCGGAGCGTTATCTGAAGCCGGTGGCGGAGATGACGCGGTTGTTCCGGCAGTATCCGGCGGCGATCCGTCATACGCAGGAGATCGTGGCAGCCTGTACATTCTCGCTGGATAGTCTGGAGTATGTGTATCCGGAGGAGTTAACGACGGAGGGGAGGACCCCGCAGGAGGAGCTGACGATGCTGGCCTGGGAGGGGGCGAAGGAGCGGTTTCCGGAGGGGATACCGGAGAAGGCGATTGACAATATCAACTATGAATTGCGGTTTATTAAGGAGATGCACTATGCGCCTTATTTTTTGACGGTTCATGACATTGTCCGTTTTGCGCGGGGGCAGGGTATTCTTTGTCAGGGGCGGGGTTCTGCGGCTAATTCGACGGTTTGTTATTGTCTGGGGATTACGTCGGTGAATCCGGCTAAGTTCGACCTGTTATTTGAGCGTTTTATTTCTTCTGCGCGGAATGAGCCACCGGATATTGATGTTGATTTTGAGCATGAGCGGCGGGAGGAGGTGATTCAGTATATCTACAATAAGTATGGTCGTGACAGGGCGGCTATTGTGGCTACGGTGACGCAGCAGCGGGAGAAGGGGGCGATCCGTGATGTAGGAAAGGCGATGGGCTTGTCGGTGGATATGATCAATTACTTGGCGGCTAATGAGTGGGAAGTGCATCCGGCGGATGCTCACCTGGCGAAGGTGCTGGAGCTGACGGACCTGATGATTGGTTTTCCGCGGCAATTGGGGCAGCATACGGGTGGTTTTGTGATCACGCAGGGTAAGTTGTCTGACCTATGCCCGATATTGAATGCGCGGATGGAGAACAGGACCTGTATTGAATGGAACAAGGATGATATTGATGCTTTAGGGTTTATGAAGATAGATGTGTTGGCGTTGGGGATGCTGACCTGTGTCCGGAAGGCTTTTGACCTGACCAGGCAGCATCATGGGGAGGATTGGACGCTGGCTACTATTCCGGAGGATGATCCTAAGGTATATGCGATGATCAGTGAAGCAGATACGATTGGGGTGTTCCAGGTCGAGAGCCGTGCGCAGCAGTCGATGTTGCCTAGGTTGCGTCCTAAAAAATTCTATGACCTGGTGATAGAGGTGGCGATCGTGCGGCCGGGGCCTATACAGGGGGATATGGTGCATCCGTATCTGCGGAGAAGGGATGGGATAGAAAATGTGGAATATCCTTCGAAGGAGTTAGAGGAGATATTGAAGAAGACATTGGGGGTGCCTTTATTCCAGGAGCAGGCGATGCGGATCGCGATCGTGGCGGCGGGATTTACGCCGGCGGAGGCAGATGAGCTGCGGCGTAGTATGGCTACTTTTAAAAGTCATGGGCAGGTAACGAAATTTGAAAAGAAGCTGGTGGATGGGATGGTGGGCAATGGGTATGAGGAGGCATTTGCGCGGCGGGTATTCAAGCAGCTGGAGGGGTTTGGCAGTTATGGTTTTCCGGAGAGTCATGCGGCCAGTTTTGCTTTGCTGGTATATGTGTCTTCCTGGCTGAAATGTTATCATCCGGATGTATTTGCCTGTGCGTTGCTGAACAGTATGCCGATGGGCTTTTACCAGCCGGCGCAGATCGTGATCGATGCGCAGAAACACGGGGTGGAAGTGCGGCCGGTGGATGTAAACTATTCGTACTGGGATAATACTTTGGAGGAGAAGGTAGGGGATCATTGTGCATTGCGGCTGGGATTCCGGCAGGTGAAAGGGGTGAGGGAGGAGGACATGCAGTTGCTGCTTGCCGGGCGGGGTGCGGGTTATTGCAGTATTCAGCAGATACGGGATGCTGGTGTGGAGGAGGCGGTGCTGGAGCGGCTGGCGAATGCGGATGCTTTCCGTTCGGTGCGTATGGACCGGCGGCAGGCTTTGTGGGAGACGGTGGCATTGCAGGATGTACCTACGGGGCTTTTTGCGGGGCAGCCTTCTAACAGCGAGGTGGAGGCGCCGGCGGTATTACCTGAGATGACGGCAGGTGAGCATGTGATCCATGATTATGCGACTACGTCGCTTTCGCTGAAGGCGCATCCGGTAAGTTTTGTGCGGGAGCAATTGCGATTGCTCCATACCGTTACTGCGGAGGAGCTTATTACGATGGCAGACGGTATGCCAGTGAAGATTGCCGGCCTGGTACTCGTACGGCAGCGGCCTGGCACGGCCAGCGGAGTTTGTTTTATTACGATAGAGGATGAAACGGGTACTGCCAACCTGGTAGTGTTTCAGCAATTGTTCAGTAAGTACCGGAAGGAGATCGTACGGGCGAAATTATTGATGGTAGATGGGACGTTACAGCGGGAGGGGACGGTGATACATGTGGTGGTACAGCGTTGTTATAATGTGTCGCGGTTATTGCGGCAGCTGACGGCTCCGGCCGAGGTGGCTAACCGGGATGTAGCACCTGTAGCCGGCGATCCCGGGCACCAGGTGTATACGCCTTCGCCGCAGGGAGCGGCGGCATTGAATAGCCGGCAGGAGGAGATATTCCCTGAAGCCAGGAATTTTAAATAA